One Camelina sativa cultivar DH55 chromosome 3, Cs, whole genome shotgun sequence genomic window carries:
- the LOC104777192 gene encoding uncharacterized protein LOC104777192 — MELMAVPKKKISKHKKGIRNGPKALKPVPIVFLCSRSCRRVKLPHFFCCSGERLNPSEQGNSNN; from the exons ATGGAGCTAATGGCTGTGCCTAAGAAGAAG ATTTCTAAACACAAGAAAGGGATAAGAAATGGGCCAAAGGCTCTTAAACCTGTTCCTATAG TCTTTTTGTGTTCCAGGAGTTGCAGGCGAGTTAAGCTTCCACATTTCTTTTGTTGCAGCGGTGAGCGGTTAAACCCTAGTGAGCAAGGCAATTCGAACAACTGA